A genomic stretch from Setaria viridis chromosome 1, Setaria_viridis_v4.0, whole genome shotgun sequence includes:
- the LOC117841668 gene encoding uncharacterized protein isoform X2, whose translation MPRLVLPPAKTPFLSPFPAFPPPPPPRPLGIRISAAVAGRGSAGEDAAAASGTTARERRLVKVREERRRREYDREHTYPGWARVLENACRDDEELRAILGDSIGNPELMKQRIQERVRKKGRAQFNKSKTGSIVAFKVSFRDFNPLNSFIWFELFGEPTDRDVDLLGGVIQAWYVMGRLGAYNSSNLQLSNSMLDYDPSYDSGEASSVLPSSFHDISDVEFQDNWGRVWVDLGTSDYLALDVLLNCLTQLSSEGYALHRCAT comes from the exons ATGCCACGGCTAGTCCTCCCGCCAGCTAAAACCCCTTTCCTCTCCCCCTTCCCGgcgttcccgccgccgccaccacctcgtcCTCTCGGCATCCGCATATCCGCAGCCGTCGCGGGGAGGGGCAGCGCtggggaggacgcggcggcggcgtccgggacCACGGCGAGGGAGCGCCGCTTGGTCAAGGTGCGGGAGGAGCGCCGACGCCGCGAGTACGACCGCGAGCACACCTATCCCGGATGGGCCAG GGTTCTGGAGAATGCCTGCAGGGATGACGAGGAGCTCCGCGCCATTCTCGGTGATAGCATCGGAAACCCAGAGCTCATGAAGCAAAGG ATCCAAGAAAGGGTGCGCAAGAAAGGCAGGGCTCAATTCAATAAATCCAAGACAGGGTCCATTGTTGCTTTTAAAGTCAGCTTCCGAGA CTTCAACCCGTTGAATTCATTCATTTGGTTTGAGCTCTTTGGAGAACCAACAGATCGAGATGTTGACCTGCTTGGCGGT GTAATTCAGGCTTGGTACGTCATGGGAAGGCTTGGAGCTTATAATTCTTCAAATTTGCAG CTGTCCAACTCAATGCTGGACTATGACCCTTCATATGATTCTGGCGAAGCTTCCTCGGTATTGCCATCATCTTTCCATGACATCAGTGATGTCGAGTTCCAAGACAATtggggcagggtttg GGTGGACCTCGGAACCTCGGATTACCTTGCATTGGATGTATTACTGAACTGCCTAACACAGTTGAGCTCAGA GGGATATGCATTGCATAGATGTGCGACATAG
- the LOC117841668 gene encoding uncharacterized protein isoform X1: MPRLVLPPAKTPFLSPFPAFPPPPPPRPLGIRISAAVAGRGSAGEDAAAASGTTARERRLVKVREERRRREYDREHTYPGWARVLENACRDDEELRAILGDSIGNPELMKQRIQERVRKKGRAQFNKSKTGSIVAFKVSFRDFNPLNSFIWFELFGEPTDRDVDLLGGVIQAWYVMGRLGAYNSSNLQLSNSMLDYDPSYDSGEASSVLPSSFHDISDVEFQDNWGRVWVDLGTSDYLALDVLLNCLTQLSSEHVGIKQVVFGGKRMGDWEEGMTNSDYGYKHFKI, from the exons ATGCCACGGCTAGTCCTCCCGCCAGCTAAAACCCCTTTCCTCTCCCCCTTCCCGgcgttcccgccgccgccaccacctcgtcCTCTCGGCATCCGCATATCCGCAGCCGTCGCGGGGAGGGGCAGCGCtggggaggacgcggcggcggcgtccgggacCACGGCGAGGGAGCGCCGCTTGGTCAAGGTGCGGGAGGAGCGCCGACGCCGCGAGTACGACCGCGAGCACACCTATCCCGGATGGGCCAG GGTTCTGGAGAATGCCTGCAGGGATGACGAGGAGCTCCGCGCCATTCTCGGTGATAGCATCGGAAACCCAGAGCTCATGAAGCAAAGG ATCCAAGAAAGGGTGCGCAAGAAAGGCAGGGCTCAATTCAATAAATCCAAGACAGGGTCCATTGTTGCTTTTAAAGTCAGCTTCCGAGA CTTCAACCCGTTGAATTCATTCATTTGGTTTGAGCTCTTTGGAGAACCAACAGATCGAGATGTTGACCTGCTTGGCGGT GTAATTCAGGCTTGGTACGTCATGGGAAGGCTTGGAGCTTATAATTCTTCAAATTTGCAG CTGTCCAACTCAATGCTGGACTATGACCCTTCATATGATTCTGGCGAAGCTTCCTCGGTATTGCCATCATCTTTCCATGACATCAGTGATGTCGAGTTCCAAGACAATtggggcagggtttg GGTGGACCTCGGAACCTCGGATTACCTTGCATTGGATGTATTACTGAACTGCCTAACACAGTTGAGCTCAGA GCACGTGGGCATCAAACAAGTTGTTTTTGGCGGCAAAAGAATGGGCGACTGGGAAGAGGGCATGACGAACTCTGATTATGGATACAAGCACTTCAAGATATAA